One window from the genome of Deinococcus sp. NW-56 encodes:
- a CDS encoding zinc-dependent alcohol dehydrogenase, translating to MKAVVWQGVNRVSVETVPDPQILQPTDAIVRVTKTAICGSDLHLLDGYVPSMVHGDIVGHEFMGEVVEVGSEVRKVKVGDRVIVPFPIACGKCWYCQKGLTSLCDNSNPNPGLAEKFWGYSPAGLYGYSHITGGYAGGQAQFARTVYADANLFKVPDGLTDEQVLFLTDIFPTGFMGAEHCQIEPGDVVAVFGAGPVGLFGIASAFLLGAERVIAIDRFPERLEMARTYGAETINYEEENVFELLKEMTGGRGPDSVMDAVGLEAQAHGMLGVADAVKQTTRVLESDRPHALRAAIMACRKGGTVSVPGVYGGLADKIPVGAFMNKGLTMKTGQTHVHRYLDRLTGYIQRGEIDPTRIITHRLSLEEAPHAYEIFKHKHDGCIKCVLDPWADPGDHEPTPAPQPQG from the coding sequence GTGAAGGCCGTCGTGTGGCAGGGCGTCAACCGCGTCAGCGTGGAGACGGTGCCCGATCCCCAAATTCTGCAGCCCACCGACGCCATCGTGCGCGTGACCAAGACCGCGATCTGCGGCTCGGACCTGCATCTGCTCGACGGGTATGTCCCCAGCATGGTCCACGGCGACATCGTGGGCCACGAGTTCATGGGCGAGGTCGTGGAGGTCGGCTCCGAGGTCCGCAAGGTCAAGGTGGGCGACCGGGTGATCGTGCCCTTCCCCATCGCCTGCGGCAAGTGCTGGTACTGCCAGAAGGGCCTGACCTCGCTGTGCGACAACTCCAACCCCAATCCGGGGCTGGCCGAGAAGTTCTGGGGCTACTCGCCCGCCGGGTTGTACGGCTACTCGCACATTACCGGCGGGTACGCGGGCGGGCAGGCCCAGTTTGCCCGCACCGTCTACGCCGACGCCAACCTGTTCAAGGTGCCCGACGGCCTGACCGACGAGCAGGTGCTGTTCCTCACCGACATCTTCCCGACCGGCTTCATGGGCGCCGAGCACTGCCAGATCGAGCCGGGCGACGTGGTGGCCGTCTTTGGGGCGGGTCCGGTGGGCCTCTTCGGCATTGCCAGCGCCTTCCTGCTGGGGGCCGAGCGCGTGATCGCCATCGACCGCTTCCCCGAGCGGCTGGAGATGGCCCGGACCTACGGCGCGGAGACGATCAACTACGAGGAGGAAAACGTCTTCGAACTCCTCAAGGAGATGACCGGCGGGCGCGGCCCCGACAGCGTGATGGACGCGGTGGGCTTGGAGGCGCAGGCCCACGGCATGCTGGGCGTGGCCGACGCGGTCAAGCAGACCACCCGCGTGCTGGAGAGTGACCGCCCCCACGCGCTGCGGGCCGCGATCATGGCCTGCCGCAAGGGGGGCACCGTCAGCGTGCCCGGCGTGTACGGCGGCCTCGCCGACAAGATTCCGGTGGGGGCCTTTATGAACAAGGGCCTGACCATGAAGACCGGGCAGACCCACGTGCACCGCTACCTCGACCGGCTGACCGGCTATATCCAGCGCGGCGAGATCGACCCCACCCGGATCATCACCCACCGCCTGAGCCTGGAGGAGGCGCCGCACGCCTACGAGATCTTCAAGCACAAGCACGACGGCTGCATCAAGTGCGTCCTCGACCCCTGGGCTGACCCAGGGGACCACGAGCCGACGCCCGCGCCGCAGCCGCAGGGCTGA
- the truD gene encoding tRNA pseudouridine(13) synthase TruD → MSLVFDWTALATRTETPGTGGRLRTVPGDFRVEELPAYGLSGEGEHLYLRLEKTGHTTAHVLRELTTQLGVRDRDVGVAGLKDRHAVTTQWISLPAKYEPRLEGFALDGVRVLEVTRHGNKLGLGHLRGNRFVVRVRGAEGTAETAAATLALLTAGGVPNYFGPQRFGLHGLNAEEGLRVLRGESRVRDPRVRRFLTTSVQSLLFNRFLSLRLERGLFDRLIAGDMAKKHDTGGVFLVEDAAAESPRAERGEVSATGTLFGRKVKPLSLDAGALEAEALAAFGLTPEVFASRRGDRRLTRVFPEGAEVQPEQDGYTVAFTLPRGSFATSVLRELTKMAVDAPDEPDVAEEEEA, encoded by the coding sequence GTGAGTCTGGTGTTTGATTGGACGGCGCTCGCCACGCGGACGGAGACGCCTGGAACCGGAGGCCGATTGCGGACGGTGCCGGGGGACTTCCGGGTGGAGGAACTCCCCGCCTATGGGCTCTCCGGCGAGGGCGAACACCTGTACCTGCGGCTGGAAAAGACCGGGCACACCACGGCCCACGTCCTGCGCGAACTGACCACCCAACTCGGCGTGCGCGACCGCGACGTGGGCGTCGCCGGGCTCAAGGACCGCCACGCCGTCACGACCCAGTGGATCAGCCTGCCCGCCAAGTACGAGCCCCGGCTGGAGGGATTCGCCTTGGACGGCGTGCGGGTGCTGGAGGTGACCCGCCACGGCAACAAGCTGGGGCTGGGGCACCTGCGCGGCAACCGCTTCGTAGTGCGGGTGCGCGGGGCGGAGGGCACGGCGGAGACGGCGGCGGCGACCCTCGCGCTGCTCACGGCGGGGGGCGTGCCCAACTATTTCGGCCCGCAGCGCTTCGGACTGCACGGGCTGAATGCCGAGGAAGGCCTGCGCGTCCTGCGCGGCGAGTCGCGGGTGCGCGATCCCCGCGTGCGGCGCTTCCTGACGACCAGCGTGCAGAGCCTGCTGTTCAACCGCTTTCTGAGCCTGCGGCTGGAGCGTGGTCTCTTTGACCGCCTGATCGCCGGGGACATGGCGAAAAAGCACGACACCGGCGGCGTCTTTCTGGTCGAGGACGCGGCGGCCGAGTCCCCCCGCGCCGAGCGGGGCGAGGTGAGCGCCACGGGCACCCTGTTCGGGCGCAAGGTCAAGCCCCTCTCGCTGGACGCGGGGGCGCTGGAGGCCGAAGCCCTCGCCGCCTTCGGCCTGACCCCGGAGGTGTTCGCCTCCCGGCGGGGCGACCGCCGTCTCACCCGCGTCTTTCCGGAGGGGGCCGAGGTGCAGCCTGAGCAGGACGGCTACACGGTGGCCTTCACGCTGCCCAGGGGCAGTTTCGCCACCAGCGTCCTGCGCGAGCTGACCAAGATGGCCGTGGACGCCCCCGACGAGCCGGACGTGGCCGAGGAGGAGGAAGCGTGA
- a CDS encoding DUF3293 domain-containing protein translates to MREDLRAAFLGAGYGPAGERGHLSPTPGAPPRWPHGTWAIVTAWNPGGERASDAVNERAQVDLLALVQGSGFAPAPAVNGEGDWAEAALLVHGARLRQAAEWGLHFGQAAVLWGVGARAALVWLEGGKVTGVERLWVVEQD, encoded by the coding sequence TTGAGGGAGGACCTGCGGGCCGCCTTCCTGGGTGCGGGCTACGGTCCGGCCGGGGAAAGGGGGCACCTCTCGCCCACGCCCGGTGCCCCGCCGCGCTGGCCTCACGGAACGTGGGCCATCGTCACCGCCTGGAATCCGGGTGGGGAGCGGGCGTCCGACGCAGTGAACGAGCGGGCACAGGTTGACCTCCTCGCGCTCGTGCAGGGCAGTGGATTCGCCCCAGCGCCCGCCGTCAACGGCGAGGGGGACTGGGCCGAGGCCGCACTGCTGGTTCACGGAGCGCGGCTGAGGCAGGCGGCGGAGTGGGGCCTGCACTTCGGGCAAGCCGCTGTGCTGTGGGGCGTCGGCGCACGGGCGGCGCTGGTGTGGCTGGAGGGTGGGAAAGTGACGGGAGTGGAGCGGCTCTGGGTGGTGGAGCAGGACTGA